CCAGCCCGCCCCAGCCACTCCCagtaaaaaaaagataaaaagaacttGCCTTGGTCTGCGCTCCCTTCCAGTCTTCATCTTTGCTTCCACACCCAGGATGCAAGGGCACCCAGACAATGGTCGATCTGTCGGTTTATAGCCTGTTTCGAAGTGTAGGTTAGCAGCAGTTTCTGGAGATTTAATGGTTTGAGCTCTGTCTCAGGTCTTTTCTAGCCGGAGATCTgaagaagccttttttttttctttctttctgcggTCATCGCTTTTTAAGCCTTAGCCTGCAGCGCCACCATGCGTTGATTTTGCTTCACAACAGATCGCTACTTGATTGCATTCTTTTTTGTCTATTTGGTTGTTAGGGTTTGGAAATAAATCCAATCACGAAACAACGCTACTTTGAATTCTGATTATATATAGTCtctcatttaaaaatgagaattctTGTTGTTTATGTGTGaaaaatacacaagaaaacaACCCAGACCAGCTGCCTACCAGAGTGCCTGCAGTCTGTGTTGGGGGCACTCTAGGGGAAACcgagaaatgaaagaagacataGGACTGATTGACCAGTCATCTTGTAAAATTAGAGACACGTATCCATGCAATTTAAAATTCAGCATAAAGTGGGGTCAATACTTCTGGGgcttctttataattttatgtctTCCAGGTTGTGGTGCCCATTGGTTGAGTTTCATAAGGGAAAATATTCTACATGTAGGTTCCAGTTTATGATACACATTGTACATATATATGGTCAGgaacttaaaattttataaaagttttcaCCCGTGGGAGAACTCATATGAAAGCACCTATTATCCCATATTTTCTCTCTGGTGTTTTTCATCACATGTACCATAGATgaacatatgtatttgtgtaacCTGTAAAGTACTTCAGTGTTGTTTGCGTCACTGCTGCACCCCAATATCTCAAATAATCATTGGGACAGAGAagatgctcagtaaatatttgcttaATCCATCatagaataaaacacaaaattgtgTGCATTTTCCTCCTATTGTAGATGCTTCTTGTTTTGTTGGAATCCTAACTCATTTTTTATAATAAGCTGGATAAACAAGATGGTATTTCCCTAGGTAGCAGTTCTCTATACTTCTTCAGTAGTCACTTGAAATAATATGGAGTGTCTAAACCATCttttcattaaaggaaaaaacacTGTGCCTTGTCCTAACTAAAGAGGGTCTTGAggcctagccttgaactcaagatctcacCTCAGCTGCCTGAGATTACCATCACTCCTGTCTTCAAAATTACCCATTTAGACAAAAGGTTCACAGTTCCTTCCCATGTTAATGCAGTAGTTTACAAACCTTTTGATTTGTGTTATAGTAGCATGAATGgtttaatgaaaatatgaaattaacaGGAATAATTCATCATTCTAGGCAAGAATATCTAAGCATGCTTTTaatgaaaacaagcaaaccaaccaTTACTGAGCTGGACTAGGAACGGTTACAAGAACACATTTTAGTTCTCTGTTCCCAGTCCCACCCAATAGTGACTCAGGGATTACTGACAAGAATGTCCTCTATAGGACCACTCATATGttatctttcctttcctctctcagaGGTCTGAGATGGCATCAATTACTTGTAGCAATCCTAACAGAAAGACCAGAATACATTTGGTTTCTATggtgattttaaaagtaaacaggATCAGACTGGCTCAGCTTAGGTTAGCAATACCCATCACTAGGTCCAATTGTCTGAAATCATAGAGGGACCTGAGTTGTACAAAGCTTTGATCCTGTACCTATGCAGAAGAGAGTTATTTTCAGATATCTGGCTAGCCAGATATCACAGGAGGGATCTGGTTTTTTAGAAGTTTTGAGATAATCTAAAACGTTTTAACAATATTCATATTATTACATGCTGGATGTTCCTATGAAGACAATAAAAGCCTTAGAAATTCAGAGAAATTGTCTTTCCCAATTAATACTGCTATACAACAAAATCATGCATTTTTCAGATACTCTGAGACAGGAAAGCACAATATTGGACAGAAGATACACTGATAATTCATGACATCTGTAACATTTCAAACTTTTCGATAATGTTTCTggacaacaatcaataaaatgaagGTATTTCCAAATCAATGATGATTCATTTTGACAATCTGGCAAGTTGAAAAAAATACTCACTTGTCATGAATGAGTAATGCTCTCTGTCTTCAtcaaaaagtgattttttaaaagagactaCGCTGTAAGGGTATGCACAGAATTTATCATCTCTTGAATTaggaaaataaaggcaaaaagTTAGAAATTCCTTACGAAGATAAATCAACGGAAAACAAGAATGTTTAGAAAGAATAAACGTTTATCTGGAACCATCCGAAAAGTCAACAAATTGTTAATTGTATCCAAAACCATTCATAGAGGTGGAATTCTCCTCCACGCAAGTCACAACCTGATGGTCGGGAGACACAGGCTTTAGGAACTGAAAATCTTTGGTATCTGATACTCCAGTCAGACACACCTCATACTGGTAGCTCTGGGACAAGGTTTCCCTGCCACTGAAGTCCATCAGGTGGCCAGGAAAGTGTGCCTCAGGCACAGAGCAGCCACCCAAAGAGGCCGCCCTAGCCCTCCTGCACAGCCTCACCCCCACAAACAGCagcacagacaaaaagaaaagcgAAGACACAGATGCCAAGGCGATGACCAGGTACAGCGTAAGTGCATCCTCGTCTTGTGCAGGTTCCTGTCCCACctcgggcagaggcaggtagggcTGAGAGAAGCCATCCACCACCAGCACATGCAGAGTGACACTGGCAGACCTAGGAGGGTCGCCATTGTCCTtgaccagcagcagcagcctgtgcTTGGGAGCATCGCGCTCACTCAGCAGCCTGGAGGTGCGCACCTCGCCATTGTGAGCCCACACGGTGAACAGCCCAGGCTCCGTGGCCTTGAGCAGCTGGAAGGACAGCCAGGCATTCTGGCCTGAGTCGCGGTCCACTGCCACCACCTTGGTGACCAGGTAGCCTGGCTCTGCCGCCCTGGGCAGCAGCTCTGTACAGGGAGCAGACGCGTTCTGCGTCGGGTAGAGCACGAAGGGATCATTGTCATTGGCATCCAGCACGAGCACGCGCACCAGAGCCTGGCTGCTGAGCGCGGGCAAGCCTTGATCTGTGGCGCCCACGCGGAACTCGAAGGTCTGCAGGGCCTCATAGTCCAGCGCCCTGAGCGCGAACAGCTGCCCATTGTCTGCATTGATGGAGATGAGCGAGGAGAGGGCCAGCTGCGGGTCGTGGGTGGGCAGCAGCGAGTAGGTGATGTGGGCATTGGAGCCTGAGTCTGAGTCTGTGGCGCTGATGGTGCCTATGTGCAGGGCGGGGCTGTTGTTCTCCTGGACAAACAGGGTGTAGGAGGTTTGTGTGAAGGCGGGGGCGTTGTCGTTGACGTCTGAGACCTGCACTGTTATGGTGTGCTGGGTTGTGAGCCTGGGTGTGCCCAGGTCGGTGACTGTGATGGTGATGTTGTACtcagctctgctctctctgtccagtGAACTCTCTGTTACTAGAGTGTAGAAATTTTTGAAAGTGGGTTTCAAGAGAAAAGGAAGGTTGTCTGGAATTGAGCACATCATTCTGCTgttgtctcctgagtcttggtcTCGTACACTGAAAACAGCAACCACCATTTCCGACAAGCCGTTTTCTGGGATAGGACTAATAACAGAGGTAAAGACTATTTCTGGTGGGTTGTCATTCACATCTGTAACTTGAACAATAATGGCTGATTTTCCAGAGAGACTCCCACCATCAACGGCTTGAACATTTATTGTATAAGACTGAATTACCTCAAAATCTAGGGGTGCTTTCAAATGGACTTCACCAGAAGTTGGATGGATTTTGAATGTTTTCCGTACATCTCTAGAGACATGAGAAAATGAGTATGATATTTCTCCATTCATCCCTGTGTCCAAATCTGTAGCAGACACCTTGATCACCAGCGAGTCCACAGGGCTGTTCTCTGGAACTTGAACCTCATACAGCGTTCTTTCAAACTTAGGAGCATTGTCATTGACATCTACAACCACAACTTGAATCAGTGCAGTTGCTGACCTGGGCAGGGACCCACCATCTGTGGCTGTTAGTATCAAGCTAACTGAAGGCTCCCTTTCTCTGTCCAGAGGTCCATCCAGTACCAACTCTGGGTATTTCCTTCCTTTACCACCATCTTTTAACTTAAGGTAGAAATAGGGGTTGGGGCTTATTGTATAGTTTTGGACCCCATTAATTCCTACATCTAAGTCCTGAGCATTATCCATTTGGAATGAGGTCCCTGGAGTAGCACCTTCTGAGATATTTAGAAATATGAGTTTCTCTAGGAATGTGGGAGGATGGTCATTTATGTCTTCAACCAAAAGCTCAGCCTGAAAAAATTGCAGAGGATTTTCCAGTAACACCTGGAAATGCAATATACAGGGTTCCCTGGTGCCACAAAGTTCCTCCCTGTCCAGTTTTTTGTTCAAGAGCAAGTTGCCAGTCTCAAGTTCTAACCGCAAATAAGGCTGATAGTCATCAAATATAACTCTGGCACCCCGTGCAGTCAGGTCACCCACACCCATATCTTTAATTATATTGGCTATAGAGGAGCCAGTCTCCATTTCTTCTGCCACAGAATAGTTCCAGGTCTCAGAAAGAACCGAAGGCCCTCCCAGAAAAGCAAGAAAGATCAGCACTTGCCTTATTTGCTGGGCAGCTGTCACTCCTGGCTCCATCATTCGCTAGACTAGAGGCTTTCTGCTGTTCTGTTTCAACTCAGTCTCTGGCAGCTCAGAGAGTGGCTCCGCTCGTCTGGACCTTTAGGAATTGATAGATTTGCACTCCTTTCTGGAGGGTCTTGTCAGTGCCCTGCCTTTTCAGACAGCCTGAATGCTGTTTGATCTGGTGCTTTCCCTTCCGCTGGTTAAGGGAACAC
This DNA window, taken from Cricetulus griseus strain 17A/GY chromosome 2, alternate assembly CriGri-PICRH-1.0, whole genome shotgun sequence, encodes the following:
- the LOC107977069 gene encoding protocadherin beta-18-like gives rise to the protein MMEPGVTAAQQIRQVLIFLAFLGGPSVLSETWNYSVAEEMETGSSIANIIKDMGVGDLTARGARVIFDDYQPYLRLELETGNLLLNKKLDREELCGTREPCILHFQVLLENPLQFFQAELLVEDINDHPPTFLEKLIFLNISEGATPGTSFQMDNAQDLDVGINGVQNYTISPNPYFYLKLKDGGKGRKYPELVLDGPLDREREPSVSLILTATDGGSLPRSATALIQVVVVDVNDNAPKFERTLYEVQVPENSPVDSLVIKVSATDLDTGMNGEISYSFSHVSRDVRKTFKIHPTSGEVHLKAPLDFEVIQSYTINVQAVDGGSLSGKSAIIVQVTDVNDNPPEIVFTSVISPIPENGLSEMVVAVFSVRDQDSGDNSRMMCSIPDNLPFLLKPTFKNFYTLVTESSLDRESRAEYNITITVTDLGTPRLTTQHTITVQVSDVNDNAPAFTQTSYTLFVQENNSPALHIGTISATDSDSGSNAHITYSLLPTHDPQLALSSLISINADNGQLFALRALDYEALQTFEFRVGATDQGLPALSSQALVRVLVLDANDNDPFVLYPTQNASAPCTELLPRAAEPGYLVTKVVAVDRDSGQNAWLSFQLLKATEPGLFTVWAHNGEVRTSRLLSERDAPKHRLLLLVKDNGDPPRSASVTLHVLVVDGFSQPYLPLPEVGQEPAQDEDALTLYLVIALASVSSLFFLSVLLFVGVRLCRRARAASLGGCSVPEAHFPGHLMDFSGRETLSQSYQYEVCLTGVSDTKDFQFLKPVSPDHQVVTCVEENSTSMNGFGYN